The following are encoded together in the Rana temporaria chromosome 12, aRanTem1.1, whole genome shotgun sequence genome:
- the LOC120918409 gene encoding keratin, type I cytoskeletal 19-like codes for MSYGGHSSAGSHHGSCHVGSHLSKIPSHTYGLSHGGSSISHHRGSLSSHHNGGSHASHHGGSHSSHHLGGSNASNHGGSYSSHHHGGSHASHHGGCHNLHHGGSHTSHHGGSHRSTGSHSSHHRGSHATHHESSHKVHHSNHYRAPSVHGGSGGKGISISKHVHGGAHSSSHKSHHGLFNVNGKETMQHLNDRLASYLDKVHSLEQQNAQLERNIREWYERNQPSTLPDYSCFFRIIQELQGQISSTSVENARIVLQIDNARLAADDFRNKYEMERQLASSVEADVNGLRILLEELKRDICQLQAQVENLQEELQLMKRNHGEEVNALQAQLGARVNVEMDAAPSADLNRTLFEIREQYENLMERNLREVETIFRQRTEELNREVASGSEQLQSVQTEVIDLRRTIQTLEIELQSQLSLKSALENTLAETEATFGAQLAQLQCLINNLESQLTQIRSDLERQNQEYTILMDQKTHLEMEIATYKRLLEGHDIHTSSQSFLGDSHGSHHTVKVHHVTSPSHHQHHQSHHQHHNHHNVC; via the exons ATGAGTTACGGTGGTCACTCCTCTGCTGGATCACACCATGGAAGCTGCCATGTTGGTAGTCATCTGTCTAAGATCCCAAGCCACACATATGGTCTTTCTCATGGAGGATCTTCAATTAGCCATCATAGAGGATCCCTCTCTTCTCATCACAATGGGGGATCTCATGCTTCTCATCATGGAGGATCCCACTCTTCTCATCACCTCGGGGGTTCTAATGCTTCTAATCATGGAGGATCCTACTCTTCTCACCACCATGGGGGATCTCATGCTTCTCATCATGGAGGATGTCATAATTTACATCATGGAGGTTCCCATACTTCCCACCATGGAGGCTCCCACAGATCTACAGGTTCTCATAGTTCTCATCATAGAGGATCCCATGCCACCCACCATGAAAGTTCCCATAAAGTCCATCATAGTAATCACTATAGAGCCCCCAGTGTACATGGAGGATCAGGAGGCAAAGGGATCTCCATATCCAAGCACGTTCATGGAGGTGCTCATAGCAGCAGCCATAAAAGCCATCATGGTTTGTTCAATGTCAATGGGAAGGAAACCATGCAGCATTTAAATGATCGTTTGGCTTCCTACTTGGACAAAGTCCACTCCCTAGAGCAACAGAATGCCCAGCTTGAAAGGAATATCCGGGAGTGGTATGAGAGGAATCAACCCAGCACTTTACCTGACTACAGCTGCTTCTTCAGAATCATTCAAGAGCTTCAAGGCCAG ATTTCCTCAACTTCTGTGGAAAATGCCAGGATTGTATTACAAATAGACAACGCTCGTCTAGCAGCAGATGACTTCAGAAACAA GTATGAAATGGAACGCCAGCTGGCAAGCAGTGTTGAGGCTGATGTGAATGGACTTCGTATACTCCTGGAAGAACTTAAGAGGGACATATGTCAGCTACAGGCACAAGTAGAAAACCTTCAGGAAGAACTGCAGCTAATGAAGAGGAACCATGGGGAG GAAGTCAACGCTTTGCAAGCTCAGTTGGGTGCCAGGGTCAATGTGGAAATGGATGCTGCTCCATCGGCTGATCTGAATAGAACCTTGTTTGAGATCAGAGAGCAGTATGAGAATCTGATGGAGCGGAATCTGAGAGAGGTGGAAACTATTTTCAGACAACGG ACTGAGGAACTGAATCGTGAAGTTGCTTCTGGTTCTGAACAACTCCAGTCTGTACAAACTGAAGTCATTGACTTGAGACGTACCATCCAAACCTTGGAGATCGAACTGCAAAGCCAGCTCAGCTTG AAATCAGCTCTAGAAAACACCTTGGCAGAAACAGAAGCCACATTTGGGGCTCAACTTGCCCAATTACAATGTTTGATCAACAATTTAGAGTCCCAGCTAACCCAAATCCGATCTGACCTGGAACGTCAGAATCAGGAATACACGATCCTGATGGACCAAAAGACTCACCTGGAGATGGAGATCGCCACCTATAAGCGCCTATTGGAGGGTCATGATATCCA CACTTCAAGTCAAAGTTTTCTAGGAGACAGCCATG